The genomic region AGCCCGCGCGGCGCGGAGAAACTGGCCGCGCACGACGTCGAGGCCTCGGGCAAGAACCCGTCGTGCGGCGACGAGGTCACCCTTCAGCTCGGTTTCGACGGCGAGCGGATCTCGAGCGTGGCGGTCCTCTCGCGGGGCTGCGCCATCGCCACGGCCAGCGGCTCGATCCTGGCCGAGCTGGCGGTCGGGCGGACCCTCGCGGAGGTTGTGAGGCTGGCCGAGACCTTTCGCGGGCACATGCGCGGCGACATCCCGGAACTACCCGACGCGCTGGACACTGGCGATCTCGAGGTGCTGACCGGCGTGCGCAGGTTCCCCGCGCGCGTCAAATGCGCCCTGTTGCCGTGGCTGACCGCCCTGGAGGCGGTCCGTGCGCGCGGGCAGGGGCGTGCGGTCGGCGTCTCGACCACGGAGGTATGAAGTGGCGACCCCGAGCCGAAACACCATCATCGAGGCCCTGCGGCCGGTCATCGATCCCGAGCTGAACATCTCCGTCGTGGATCTGGGACTGATTCGCGGCGTGGAGATCGAGCCGGACGACGGCAGCGTCCAGATCGACCTGACCCTGACCAGCCCCATGTGTCCGCTGGGGCCGGAGATCGTCGCCGCCACGCGCAACGCCGCCCTGGGCGTCGACGGCGTGAGGTCGTGTTTTGTGGATCTGGTGTGGAGCCCGCCCTGGGATCCGCGCGCGGACGCCACCGAGGACGTCAAGGCGGAACTGGGCATCTGGGATTGAATCAGCCGGTTGGCCGCCCGCTTCGGCTTCAGTCGCGGCGTTTGCCCGTTTCTTTCCTGATCCGCCGCAGCGTCACCGTGATCACGAACAGCAGCATGATGGCCGAGAATTCCAGCAACCGGCCGGGTTCATAGTTGATGAAGCTCAACGTCTGACCGTTCAGGTTGGCGATCTTTTCGAACACGGCCAGGAAGAAGAACAGCATCGCCACGATGAACATCATGCGGCTGAAGACGCTCATCCAGGTCTCGATCCTCATGACCCACCTCCCACATCGCTCGTCAGGGCGGACATCGCTTCGCCGCGCGGGAAGGTACGCACGCGGTCCAGTTTGATCTGCCAGGTGGTCCGGTACAGCGGCACGTGTGTCATCGACCCGGTCTCCGGGTTGCTGAACCAGAGTTCGTAGTAGCCGGTCTCCTTGTACTCGGTCACGGCGACGAGGTGTCCCCAGTCTGCGGGTACGTCCGTGAAATCGACCAGGCCTGCCTTGTCGCCTTCGAGGGGAGCGCACGAGAGGGCAGTGACCACAAGAAGTGCCAGAAGCGGCAATGACCAGCGCATGACCTCTCCTTTCGCGAGGTTGAAGGTAAGACGGACGATGATGTGATGATATCCGATTTCACAACCCGGGTAAACAGGTATCGCGCAAGCCGGCCGGCCACGCGCGGCGATCCCGCCGGGCAGGGCGCCTCACTCCACCCAGCGGGTGACGAAGATGTTGGTGTCGTGCGGCCCGGAGTTGTGCCGGTTGCTGCCGAAGACGAAGGTCTCGCCGTCGGGCGCCCACAGGGGGAAGCCGTCGAAGCCCTCGCTGTAGGTGATGCGCTCCAGGTTCGTGCCGTCCAGGTCGACCATCCACAGCTCGAATTCGCGTCCCCGCGGCGCGGGGTGGTTGCTGGCGAAGATGATCTTCTCGCCCGAGGGATGGAAGAACGGCCCGAACGAGGCGCAACCGAGACTTGTGATCTGTTGCTGGCCGGCGCCGTCGGCGTCCATGATCCAGATCTCCATGACCGACGGGCGCACCTTCTGGTCGGCCAGCAGGCGCCGGAAGTCGTCCAGCTCGGGACCTGGGGCGGGATGGTGGCTGCGATAGACGATCCGCGTCCCGTCGGGGGAGAAGAAGGGGCCGCCGTCGTATCCCGGCGTGCGTGTCAGGCGCCGGATGTCGCCGCCGTCGAGGTCCATGGTGTAGATGTCCAGGTCGCCGTCGCGGGCGGAGGTGAAGACGATGGTTTCGCCGTCGGGGGAGACCGTGGCCTCGGCGTCGTAGCCGGAGGTGTCGGTCAGGCGGACCAGTGCTCCGGTCTCGAGGTCCAGCCTGACGATGTCGTAGTCGGCGAAGATCCCCCACACGTAACCCTGGCTCATGTCCGGCGGTTGGGGGCATGCCGGTCCGGCGAGGTGGGTCGTGGCGTAGATCACGTACCGGTCGTCGCCGGTGAAGTAGGCGCAGGTGGTCCGGCCCTCGCCGGTCGACAGCAGTTCGGGGTTGCCGCCGCCCGTGGGCATGACCATGATCTGGTCGCACGCGAAGGGCGGACGCGTGGTCTGGAAGACAAGCCGCTGCGCGTCGTAGCTGAAGTAGGCCTCGGCGTTCTCGCCCCCGTCGGTGAGCATGTGCAGCACCGAGAAATGCGTCTCGCGGGGGTCGGGCAGGTAGTGGCGGGGCAGCGGCTTGCCGCCCGCCTGCGCCAGGGGGGCGGCCAGCAGGAGGCAGGTGGTTACCAGGCCGATGGTCGTGCCTTTGTCCCGAGTTGTCATGTCGGCTCTTTCAGATTAGAATGGTCTCGATTATGACGTACCGGACGGCAATGTAGTATAGAGAGCGTGACGGGACAAATCAGCAACGCAGGATCAATACGTAGGCCGATCGATCGATGAGGGGAGTCGCACATGATCGTTGGAGTTCCCAGGGAAATGTCCGCCGGAGAGAGGCGGGTGTCGCTCGTGCCCTCTGCGGTCCAGGTGCTGGTCAAGGCCGGGCTCGAGGTCCTGGTCGAGGCGGGCGCCGGCGAGGCGGCCGGGTATCCCGACCCGGCGTTCGTGGCACGGGGGGCCGCGCTGGTCTCCCGCGAGGACGTGTTCGCCAGGGCGGACATCGTGCTGCAGGTGCGCGGCCCGGGCGCCGGCACCGGGGCGGCCGCGGCGGACCTGGCCATGTACAGGCCGGGGCAGGTCGTGATCGCCATGCACGATCCTCTCGGCGCGCCGGAGATGGTCAAGGAGCTGGCCGCGCGCGGCGTGACGGCCTTCTCGCTGGAACTCGTGCCCCGTATCACGCGCGCCCAGAGCATGGACGTCCTCTCCTCCATGGCGACCGTCGCCGGCTACCAGGCGGTGCTCGTGGCCGCGGAGACCCTGCCCCAGCTCTTCCCCATGCTGATGACCGCCGCCGGCACCCTGGCGCCGGCCAAGGTCTTCGTGGTCGGCGTGGGCGTGGCGGGTCTGCAGGCCATCGCCACGGCCAAGCGTCTCGGCGCGG from bacterium harbors:
- a CDS encoding SUF system NifU family Fe-S cluster assembly protein; its protein translation is MDDLYREVILDHHRSPRGAEKLAAHDVEASGKNPSCGDEVTLQLGFDGERISSVAVLSRGCAIATASGSILAELAVGRTLAEVVRLAETFRGHMRGDIPELPDALDTGDLEVLTGVRRFPARVKCALLPWLTALEAVRARGQGRAVGVSTTEV
- a CDS encoding metal-sulfur cluster assembly factor, whose amino-acid sequence is MATPSRNTIIEALRPVIDPELNISVVDLGLIRGVEIEPDDGSVQIDLTLTSPMCPLGPEIVAATRNAALGVDGVRSCFVDLVWSPPWDPRADATEDVKAELGIWD
- a CDS encoding Re/Si-specific NAD(P)(+) transhydrogenase subunit alpha is translated as MIVGVPREMSAGERRVSLVPSAVQVLVKAGLEVLVEAGAGEAAGYPDPAFVARGAALVSREDVFARADIVLQVRGPGAGTGAAAADLAMYRPGQVVIAMHDPLGAPEMVKELAARGVTAFSLELVPRITRAQSMDVLSSMATVAGYQAVLVAAETLPQLFPMLMTAAGTLAPAKVFVVGVGVAGLQAIATAKRLGAVVEAYDVRPAVKDQVLSVGAKFVEFDLETEGAEDKGGYAREQSEDFIRRQQEQMKKVVARNDVVITTAAIPGKPSPVLVTEEMVAAMAPGSVIMDLAAERGGNCALTRADETVVAHGVTILGPTDLVSRKPRHASQMFAKNVETYLLSMIDEGALTFDLEDEVVAETLLTRNGEVVHPRIRGLLGLEVAGTEGGEA